A genomic region of Gossypium hirsutum isolate 1008001.06 chromosome D01, Gossypium_hirsutum_v2.1, whole genome shotgun sequence contains the following coding sequences:
- the LOC107905327 gene encoding phosphatidylinositol 4-phosphate 5-kinase 9, which yields MSGLVVTVGNVEEGLSRAERTKSLDAIIDKDNGCILTNGDANHSSETAGFRVGELLLPNGDSYSGSLLGNMPEGQGKYVWQGGCVYEGEWRRGMRHGIGKIQWPSGTVYDGEFSGGYMHGTGTYIGSNKLTYKGRWKLSLKHGLGYQVYPNGDGFEGSWMQGTPEGPGKYTWANGNVYLGNMKGGKMSGKGTLTWTNGDSFEGSWLNGMMHGFGVYTWRDGGCYVGTWTRGLKDGKGSFYPQGNRLPASQEVYLNALRKRGLLPDLRKQNHSHIHHAASVDMGSVKVGGNRVSNRNSDKLSEGNLLNLQQSRNRNVSLERRWSLEVSIEKVIGHDSSLELSDSFKEGRENGSETNAPILEREYMQGVLISELVLNNSFSPSSRRAKRRQKKLAKEVKRPGEAIIKGHRSYDLMLSLQLGIRYTVGKITPVQRREVRASDFGPRASFWMNFPKVGSQLTPTHQSDDFKWKDYCPMVFRNLREMFKIDAADYMMSICGNDALRELSSPGKSGSIFFLSQDDRFMIKTLRKSEVKVLLRMLPNYHHHVRSYENTLITKFFGLHRIKPSSGQKFRFVVMGNMFCTELRIHRRYDLKGSSQGRSADNVEIDENTTLKDLDLNYCFYLEPSWRDALLRQIEIDRKFLEAQCIMDYSLLLGVHYRAPQHLRSLMSYNRTDGLGSVAEEEEDEITNYPQGLVLVPRGTDDNSVVAGPHIRGRLLRASAVGDEEVDLLLPGTARLQIQLGVNMPARAEQIPGKEENMFHESYDVVLYLGIIDILQEYNMTKKIEHAYKSLQFDSLSISAVDPTFYSERFLQFIQKVFPLNSMKT from the exons ATGTCTGGCCTTGTGGTCACTGTTGGTAACGTGGAAGAAGGACTTTCTCGCGCAGAAAGAACTAAATCTCTTGATGCCATCATTGACAAGGACAACGGATGTATACTAACTAATGGTGATGCTAACCATAGTTCCGAAACAGCTGGATTTAGAGTTGGAGAACTCTTGCTGCCGAATGGGGACTCTTATTCCGGGTCATTGCTCGGAAACATGCCAGAGGGTCAAGGGAAGTATGTTTGGCAAGGTGGTTGTGTGTATGAAGGAGAATGGAGACGTGGGATGAGGCATGGGATTGGCAAAATACAATGGCCTTCTGGAACTGTTTATGATGGTGAATTCTCAGGTGGATATATGCATGGTACTGGGACATATATTGGCTCTAATAAATTGACTTATAAGGGGAGATGGAAGTTGAGTCTCAAACATGGTTTAGGATACCAAGTTTATCCTAATGGAGATGGGTTTGAAGGCTCCTGGATGCAGGGAACACCGGAAGGTCCTGGAAAATATACTTGGGCCAATGGAAATGTTTATCTAGGGAATATGAAGGGTGGAAAAATGTCGGGCAAAGGAACTCTCACTTGGACAAATGGAGACTCCTTTGAAGGAAGCTGGTTAAATGGAATGATGCACGGATTTGGAGTGTATACTTGGAGAGATGGTGGTTGCTATGTAGGAACTTGGACACGGGGTTTAAAGGATGGAAAAGGATCATTTTATCCCCAAGGCAACCGGCTTCCGGCCTCACAAGAAGTTTACCTCAATGCTCTCAGAAAAAGAGGATTGTTACCAGATTTGAGAAAACAGAATCATTCTCATATCCACCATGCTGCTTCTGTGGACATGGGAAGTGTCAAGGTTGGTGGCAACCGGGTATCTAATCGTAATTCTGATAAGCTATCAGAAGGAAACTTATTAAATCTACAGCAGTCTCGCAACAGAAATGTTTCCTTGGAAAGACGTTGGAGTCTGGAGGTATCCATTGAGAAAGTGATTGGGCACGATTCGTCATTAGAGTTATCTGATTCTTTTAAGGAAGGGAGAGAAAACGGAAGTGAAACAAATGCGCCAATCTTAGAACGTGAATACATGCAAGGTGTCTTAATTAGTGAGCTTGTGTTGAATAATAGTTTTTCACCATCATCTAGAAGAGCGAAGCGGAGACAGAAAAAGTTAGCAAAAGAGGTTAAGAGGCCCGGAGAAGCAATCATTAAAGGTCACAGGAGTTATGATTTAATGCTCAGTTTGCAGCTTGGAATCAG ATACACTGTGGGGAAAATTACACCTGTGCAACGACGAGAGGTTAGAGCATCAGACTTTGGCCCCCGAGCAAGCTTTTGGATGAATTTTCCTAAAGTGGGATCACAATTGACACCTACCCATCAGTCTGATGATTTTAAGTGGAAAGATTACTGCCCAATGGTTTTCAG GAATCTAAGGGAGATGTTCAAGATTGATGCTGCCGACTACATGATGTCCATTTGTGGAAATGATGCTCTCAGGGAGCTTTCTTCTCCTGGGAAAAGTGGTAGTATCTTCTTTCTGTCTCAAGATGATCGTTTCATGATTAAGACACTCCGGAAATCTGAAGTAAAG GTTCTTCTAAGAATGCTTCCCAACTATCATCATCACGTGAGATCATATGAGAACACACTCATCACAAAGTTCTTTGGGCTTCACAGAATCAAACCATCTAGTGGTCAAAAG TTTCGCTTTGTAGTAATGGGAAATATGTTTTGCACCGAGTTAAGGATTCATAGAAGATATGACTTGAAAGGATCATCACAAGGGCGTTCTGCTGACAATGTTGAAATTGATGAGAACACAACGCTTAAAGATCTGGATCTCAATTACTGCTTTTATTTGGAACCTTCTTGGCGAGATGCTTTATTAAG GCAAATAGAGATTGATCGTAAATTTTTGGAAGCACAATGCATTATGGATTATAGCCTTTTGCTTGGTGTGCATTACCGGGCACCCCAGCATTTGAGGTCTCTCATGTCCTACAACAGAACGGACGGCCTAGGGAGTGTTGCAGAGGAAG AGGAAGATGAAATCACCAACTATCCACAAGGCCTTGTATTGGTCCCTCGTGGAACAGATGACAATAGTGTTGTTGCAGGTCCTCATATACGAGGTCGACTTTTGCGTGCATCAGCTGTAGGTGATGAAGAAGTAGACCTGCTTCTCCCTGGCACGGCAAG ACTCCAAATCCAGCTCGGAGTGAACATGCCAGCAAGGGCCGAACAGATTCCAGGTAAAGAAGAAAACATGTTCCATGAATCATATGATGTTGTGTTATATCTGGGAATCATTGACATTTTACAAGAGTATAACATGACTAAGAAGATTGAACATGCCTATAAATCTCTTCAGTTCGATTCACTATCCATATCTGCCGTCGACCCTACGTTTTACTCGGAACGGTTCTTGCAATTCATTCAGAAGGTATTTCCTCTGAATTCCATGAAAACCTGA
- the LOC107905329 gene encoding poly [ADP-ribose] polymerase tankyrase: MAVPGRRNGLLEDDEDDENPLFEENVLDMDLEADTPPHLRDLAAAAQLGDLNALRLALDNINGSIDEPVEDGDTALHLTCLYGYLPCVQLLLERGANLEAKDEDGAVPLHDACAGGFIEIVQLLLDRASNSGCLKRMLDSVDAEDDTPLHHAARGEHAEVIQLLLANGASPTKTNTYGKIPQELAEPETEAWRVFEAAASAQTTR; the protein is encoded by the exons atggCGGTTCCTGGCAGACGCAATGGATTGCTCGAAGATGACGAAGACGATGAAAACCCTCTTTTTGAAGAAAACGTTCTCGACATGGACCTTGAAGCTGATACCCCTCCTCACCTCCGCGACCTCGCCGCCGCCGCCCAGCTCGGCGATCTCAACGCTCTTCGCCTCGCCCTAG acaacattaatggcagcATTGATGAACCTGTAGAAGATGGTGACACAGCTCTCCATCTTACCTGCCTTTATGGTTATCTGCCTTGTGTTCAG CTACTTTTGGAAAGGGGGGCTAATTTGGAGGCCAAGGATGAAGATGGGGCGGTTCCTCTGCATGATGCTTGTGCCGGGG GGTTTATTGAGATAGTACAGCTTCTACTCGACAGAGCCAGCAACAGTGGATGTCTTAAAAGGATGCTAGATTCAGTCGACGCCGAAGATGATACT CCTCTTCATCATGCAGCACGAGGTGAACATGCGGAAGTGATACAATTGTTACTAGCAAACGGAGCTTCTCCTACAAAGACCAACACATACGGAAAG ATCCCACAGGAGCTGGCTGAACCCGAAACAGAGGCTTGGAGAGTTTTTGAAGCAGCTGCTAGTGCTCAGACCACCCGGTAA
- the LOC121214037 gene encoding zinc finger protein ZAT5, with protein sequence MANCLLLLSQGQTRKVKPPSPPPSEPYTAAAAETDVHQCKTCNRCFPSFQALGGHRASHKKFKVVNDQDINNNRNKEDHRHYDQFNEKATTLSLHITSKKSRVHECSICGAEFSSGQALGGHMRRHRTLTNAPTMTTPATATTTLDTVVRTSEQRKKPRTVLQLDLNLPAPEDDLHKEPNNKVLSLASEGKLLGFSASSLVDCHY encoded by the coding sequence ATGGCGAATTGTTTACTTCTTTTATCTCAAGGTCAAACAAGGAAAGTGAAACCACCATCACCGCCACCATCGGAACCGTACACGGCGGCGGCGGCGGAGACGGATGTTCATCAGTGCAAGACATGTAACCGGTGTTTCCCTTCATTCCAAGCACTCGGTGGGCATCGAGCGAGCCACAAAAAATTCAAGGTAGTTAACGATCAAGATATTAATAACAATCGCAACAAAGAAGATCATCGTCATTATGATCAATTCAACGAAAAGGCTACGACACTTTCGCTTCATATTACAAGTAAAAAATCGAGGGTTCATGAATGTTCGATATGTGGTGCCGAGTTCTCGTCCGGACAAGCTCTCGGAGGTCATATGAGAAGGCATAGGACATTAACTAATGCTCCAACCATGACGACACCGGCAACGGCAACAACAACGTTAGACACCGTCGTCCGGACAAGCGAACAGCGGAAGAAACCAAGGACTGTTCTGCAATTGGATCTTAACCTTCCAGCCCCAGAAGATGATCTTCACAAGGAACCTAATAATAAAGTACTATCACTTGCTTCCGAGGGAAAACTACTGGGTTTTTCAGCATCTTCTTTAGTTGATTGTCATTATTAA